Below is a genomic region from Kribbella qitaiheensis.
TACGAGCCAGGAGCTTGCCGATCACCTGGACTGCCCACGGACCGACGATCCGTACGGCGAGCGCGGCCATCCCGACGCCGATCACGATCGGGAGCAGGGCTCCCCCAGTGCCGAGGATGCCGAGCATGACCGGGCCGATCACCAGCAGCCCGAGACGCAGCGCGCTCGTCGCCTTGCGGGTCTGCCCGCGGACGACGCCGAGCGGCGTGATGCTGACTCGGCCCAGCCCGATCATGGCGCTGATCACCGACAGGACAGGCACCGCGACCAGCACGACGAGGACGACCCACCAGCTCACCGTCAGATCGTGCAGGTACCAGTGACCGCCACCGATCGGGATCCGGGCGATCAGCGGACTGAGCACCGTGTAGCCGATCAGACCCGCGACAGCGCCGGCGAAGCCGATCACGGCCTGCTCGACCGCGCTCAACCGGAGCACCTGACCTCTGGTCGCACCAGCCAGCCGGAGTGCGGCGAGCCGACGCTCCCTGCGTTTCGCGGCCACTCCGGCTGCCTGGCCGACCAGGCTGAGCAGCGGGAAGAGGACCAGTGCGACGCCGAAGGCGACGAGTGCGAGCAGGATCGCGATCCGCTCGGGCAGGTCGCTGCCATGCCAGTTCGCCAGGTACTTCGGGTGGTACTTCGCAGTGAGGCCGGGCAGCTGCGGGGAGGCGCCCCGGATGATCACCAGCTCGTCCGGCGAGGACAGCCCGGCCGACGAGATCTCCCCGGTCGGCCTGGCGAGCCCGAACCGCTTGCTCAGGTCGCTCGAAGCGTCGCTCGACCAGAGCTTGGCGACGGCCGGCGAAACGAAGACCTCGCCCGGCTTCGGGGTGTGCGGGAGTCCCGGCGGCGGTGCGAGTTGGGCATTTCGCTGCTCATTGGTGACGGCGAGGTCGTACCGCAGTACGGGCTTGCCGTTCACCAGGTCCTTGACCTCGTGGATCACGCCGACCGCCGTCTTCGCATCCGCGTCATCGCTGGTGCGCCAGCCGATCCGGTCTGCCCGGTGGGTCAGACCGAGGGTTCCGGCGATCAGGAAGGTGACCAGCATCGCGACGACCGCGGTCGCACCCAACGCCGCGAGATTGGCCGCGCGGCCGCCGGGCCCTGGGCGGCGGACGAAACGCAGCCCGAGATCGGTCATCGGATTCATCGGTCACTCACCCGGCCGTCGACAATCCGTACTACGCGGTGGCAGCGCGCGGCGACCGCGTCGTCGTGGGTGACCACTACGACGGCTGCGCCGCGATGGGTGG
It encodes:
- a CDS encoding FtsX-like permease family protein; translation: MNPMTDLGLRFVRRPGPGGRAANLAALGATAVVAMLVTFLIAGTLGLTHRADRIGWRTSDDADAKTAVGVIHEVKDLVNGKPVLRYDLAVTNEQRNAQLAPPPGLPHTPKPGEVFVSPAVAKLWSSDASSDLSKRFGLARPTGEISSAGLSSPDELVIIRGASPQLPGLTAKYHPKYLANWHGSDLPERIAILLALVAFGVALVLFPLLSLVGQAAGVAAKRRERRLAALRLAGATRGQVLRLSAVEQAVIGFAGAVAGLIGYTVLSPLIARIPIGGGHWYLHDLTVSWWVVLVVLVAVPVLSVISAMIGLGRVSITPLGVVRGQTRKATSALRLGLLVIGPVMLGILGTGGALLPIVIGVGMAALAVRIVGPWAVQVIGKLLARTAKGPVVLLAGRRLADDPKGAFRPVAALVLSGFVTGFLALFMPYGLSGDGTDTAFHLYPDQGQTVAVVNDARAKLAEAGIKGEVTSQAQSVTIVVPGVADREKVRTVLYDVVPDVVPLTDAEKDEHEAGMLLDLRLGVALLLGLVFITGAASTAAGAVGTALDQAAPAKALRRSGVPLKVIERSARLAAVVPVVGVGLPVVGFGAFCGLVFSGGHPLTQGNSGLLLLSGQVVVGLVLVAVAGAAGAPVLRKASAG